Genomic segment of Sulfurovum sp. UBA12169:
TTTTTGGTGTGTGTATCGTAATGATATCGCACGCCAAAATATCATCAAAATTTTTAGTGTACACAATATCTTCGTTTGTCACTTTAGACGAATCGATATAGGGATCATAGGCAATCACATCCATTTCAAAGGCTTTAGCTCTTTTTCCGACGCGTGATCCTATGTTTCCAAATCCTATAATACCAAGCTTTTTATCTTTGAGTTCAGTACCATACCAATCTTGTCTTCTCCATATACGGTCAATTTTGAGATTATTGTGTGCGTAAGGAAATGTTCTCACGCACGAAAGCATATGTGTCATCGTAAGTTCCACTGCAGCGATAGTATTTGCCGTAGGAACATTCATCACAACGATTCCTCTTTTACTGCATCCGTCAATGTCAACATTATCAACACCTACGCCTGCTCTTACTACAGCTTTTATTTTAGCTGCGTGCGTAAGAAAAAACTCATCCACATCTGTGGATGAACGTGTAATTGCCACATCGGCAAGAGGAAGTATCTGCGTTACCAACTTGTCTTTGGGTTCATCTGCTGCATTGATCATTTCAATATCAGCATCACCACTTAAAATATCTAATCCTTTCTGATGGATATGATCACAAACAACAATAGTAATCTTTGACATGGTATCGCCTCTTATTTTTTAAATTGTTCTTTAAATGCATCACCCAATGTCATGCTGTCGTCTTGATCCATATTGAGCTGCTCCATGGCCTCTCTTTCTTCTTGGCGCTCTAATCTTTTTACGGAAACTCTGATTTTATCGTTATTTGCGTCAATAAAACTTATCACACCCTTAATCTCTTGTCCTTTTTCAATTTCATCAAATTTAAGCGGATGAAGATCTTCTGTTCTTATGAGCGCATCTATATTGTCTTGAAGAGAAATAAATACGCCAAACTCTTTTTTATCTTTTACGATACCCGTTACAATAGATCCTATTTTATGCGTTTGGGCAAATGCTTTTATAGGTGAAGTCTCTAATGCTTTTTTGCTCAGAGAAATCTTCCCTGCGTCCTTATCTATCTTAATAATTTTTACCTCAACCTCATCACCGACCTTAAGAGTTGATTTTGCATTTTGAGCCTTATCCCATGAGATTTCTTGATTATGCAATAATCCTTCTACCGTCCCTACTTTTACAAAAGCGCCGAAGTCAGTAATAGAAGTTACAAAGCCTTTTACAACATCGCCCAATTTATATTCGGAGGCAAAGGCGTCCATTGGTTTAGGAAGAAGGTTTTTAAGACTTACTCTCAGCCTTCTGCCTTCTTTGTCAATTTCAATTACCTCTACGTTGATCTCTTGACCATTTACAAGATAATCTTTGGGATGTTTTACATTTTTATCCCATGAAATTTCAGAAACATGCAAGAATGCCTCAAGATCTTCACCCAAATCTACAAACACGCCATACGGTTCAATATTGCTTACTGTTGCTGTTACGGTATCGCCTACGCCGATAATCGAATCGATATCTGACCAAGGATCAAGGTTTGCGTCTTTGATGGAAAGAGAAAGATGTTTTTTCTTTTTATCGTAGTCAAGCGCAATAACGTGAACCTCATCGCCTTCCTGAAAATATTTAGACGGATTTACGGGACCTTTGTGTGAAATTTGAGAATAATGGACAAGACCGTCCATGCCTCCCACGTCTACAAACATACCATAACTGGTAATTTTTTTGATGGTGCCGACAACCGGTTCTTTGTTTTCAAGAAGTGCTGAAACGATTTCATCATTTTTACTTTTATCTCGCTCAATCAATTCTTTTCTGGAAACAACAACTGAACCTTTTTCTTTGTCTACTTTTACGATAACAGCTTTTACTTTTTTGCCCATAGGATCAGTTTTAGAAGAGAGATAAGAAAGTGTGCGCGGCATAAAGAATTCCAGTCCGTCGCAATCTACAACATAACCGCCTTTATTTTTTTTGGTTATTGTGCCTTCAATGATATATTCTTGCTCATCATCATACTCAGAAATAAATTCATTTAGTGCTACTCTGTTTTGTGCCATAGTATGAGATATTTTGCCTCTTCCCAATGTTACCACACTAATACTATCGCCCTCTTTGAACGTAAGATTCCCTACTTTATCTTTTAATTCGCAAAGCGGAAGACTCGCGTCTCTGCCGCCTCCAATATCTACGATTGCTTGGTCTTCTTTTTCATCTATTCTAACAATAGTACCTGTCACTAAATCATTTTTTGATTCTGATTTTTTAAACGACTCCTCAAGCATCGCTTCAAAATCTACATCTTCTATTTCGATATCTTCGAACTTCATACCTATCCTTATGTGTGCCTAATTTTACGTTATTATACTATTTTTTATTTAAATTACTTAATCTTCTATTTTTTTCATCGATTTAATCTTATCGATTACATTCTGGACAACCCAATCGGGAGTTGAGGCCCCCGCAGAAATACCGCAAAGTTCTTTATTTTCAAACCAGGATTTATCCAGCTCCTGCTCATTCTCCACAAGATAGCTGCTATGGCAATACGTTTTGCAAATAGAATGAAGCTGTTTGGTATTGGAAGAGTGTTTGCCGCCTATTACAATCATGATATCGGCTTTTTTAGCCAACTCGGCGGCTGCATCTTGATTTTCAAATGTAGCATTACAGATAGTATTAAATACCCTGACTTCTTTATGATTTAAAATTAGCGCATTAACAATTTTGAAAAAATCTTCCGGCTTTCTTGTTGTCTGGGCTACCAAAGCCACTTTGCCTAAAATCGGCAATCCTTCAAGGTCTTTTTCATCAAGGACGACAAAGGCATTGCGCTGATCTTGTGCATAGCTGACTACGCCTTTGATTTCAGGATGATTTTGATCCCCGAAAATCACAATGCTGTATCCTTTTCGGCTCATCTTTTCAACAATTTTCTGAGGCGTTGTTACATAAGGGCATGTAGCATCTATGATGGTATTTTTTTGTGCTTTAAGCTGAGCCAATTCATGCTTTGGAATGCCATGTGTACGAATCACCACTGCATCATCGGGATTGATTTCATCAAATTTTTCTGCCAATCCAATCTGAAATCCTTTTTTAAGACGATCAATCTCATCCTTATTGTGAATGAGCGGACCATAAGTCTTGCTTCCCTTGTATTCTTCTGCGATTTTAATGGCTCTTTTTACACCAAAACAAAACCCATAACTGGATGCCAATTGAATCTTCATAGGCTTACCTTTGTTATTTGGGAAAGAATAGCAAAGAAATTAGGGAAAGAAGTATCTATGCATGCAATATCTTCTATCGCCATACCGTCCAATAACCCTGCAATTGCAAAACTCATGGCTATTCGGTGGTCTCCGCAACTGTTTATTTTTGCTCTATGAATTTTTCCGCCTACGATCTC
This window contains:
- a CDS encoding 30S ribosomal protein S1, whose protein sequence is MKFEDIEIEDVDFEAMLEESFKKSESKNDLVTGTIVRIDEKEDQAIVDIGGGRDASLPLCELKDKVGNLTFKEGDSISVVTLGRGKISHTMAQNRVALNEFISEYDDEQEYIIEGTITKKNKGGYVVDCDGLEFFMPRTLSYLSSKTDPMGKKVKAVIVKVDKEKGSVVVSRKELIERDKSKNDEIVSALLENKEPVVGTIKKITSYGMFVDVGGMDGLVHYSQISHKGPVNPSKYFQEGDEVHVIALDYDKKKKHLSLSIKDANLDPWSDIDSIIGVGDTVTATVSNIEPYGVFVDLGEDLEAFLHVSEISWDKNVKHPKDYLVNGQEINVEVIEIDKEGRRLRVSLKNLLPKPMDAFASEYKLGDVVKGFVTSITDFGAFVKVGTVEGLLHNQEISWDKAQNAKSTLKVGDEVEVKIIKIDKDAGKISLSKKALETSPIKAFAQTHKIGSIVTGIVKDKKEFGVFISLQDNIDALIRTEDLHPLKFDEIEKGQEIKGVISFIDANNDKIRVSVKRLERQEEREAMEQLNMDQDDSMTLGDAFKEQFKK
- a CDS encoding 4-hydroxy-3-methylbut-2-enyl diphosphate reductase; the encoded protein is MKIQLASSYGFCFGVKRAIKIAEEYKGSKTYGPLIHNKDEIDRLKKGFQIGLAEKFDEINPDDAVVIRTHGIPKHELAQLKAQKNTIIDATCPYVTTPQKIVEKMSRKGYSIVIFGDQNHPEIKGVVSYAQDQRNAFVVLDEKDLEGLPILGKVALVAQTTRKPEDFFKIVNALILNHKEVRVFNTICNATFENQDAAAELAKKADIMIVIGGKHSSNTKQLHSICKTYCHSSYLVENEQELDKSWFENKELCGISAGASTPDWVVQNVIDKIKSMKKIED